The DNA window CCCCAGGCCGACCACGACGCCCGGGATCTTCCCCAGCGCCCGCCAGGTGTAGCTGGGCAGCGGTTCGCGGACGACGACCGGGAAGCCGAGCTCCTCGAAGGGGATGTCGGAGAGATAGAGAATCGCTGTCCCCCCGACCTCCTCCGCGCCGTAGATGGCCGGCACGTACCGGCTCCGATCGTTGCTGATGCGCCGCGCCGCTTCGGCCAGCAGCTGCTCACGCGGTCCGAACTGCAATGCCTCCATGGGGCAGGCCTCCACGCAGGCCGGCGGTGTCCCTTCCACCAGGCGCTCCGCGCATAGGTTGCACTTCCTGATCTCGGGCATCCGATCGTGCCACTCGAACCGCGGCACCTGGAAGGGGCAGGCCACCATGCAGTACCGGCACCCCAGGCAGCGCCCCGGGTCGTAGGTCACCGGCCCTTCCGGCGTCTTGCGCAGCGCTGCCACGGGGCAGGCGGAGGCGCAGGCCGGTTCCACACAGTGTCGGCACTGGATCTTGACGGTGCGCTGGAGCGCGCCGGCTTCGCCGAGCTGAAGGTGAGGGGTGGCCCTGTTCAGGCGCACCGTGCGGATATAGGTCCAGGCCTGGGGGCCGAGGTCCGCGGACTCCTCCTCGGGAAAGCCGTGGTATTTCTTGCAGGCCATCTCGCACGACCGGCAGCCGACGCAGCGGGCGACATCGATGAGGATGCCCACCCCCGCCTTCGACGCGGCCCTCGCCGGCCTGGCCGCGCCCAGGACGGTGACCCCGAGACCGCTGGCCGCGGCCAGCTGGAGGAACTCGCGACGCGTCAACCCCATCGGACCTCCCTCCTCAGCGCCGCCACGCGGCGATCAGCGCGGTGATGAAGAAGGTGGAGAGTCCAATCACCACGATCCCAAGCACAAGACCGGAGACGGCCTCGTCCATCCCCTGCATCGCGCCGTGACTGTGCAGAATCTGCCAGCACGCGAACACGCCGAGCGCAACGGCAGCGGCGGCCAGGAGGACATTCACTCCGGGCAGCCAGCACACACGCAGGGAGAGGAGGCCGACGGCGAAACTGGCCGCCGCGGCCCGGCAGACGGCCTGGGCCGCCCCCCTGTGGGGAGAAGGCATGGTCTGCGGCATTGTCGCCACCTCCTGGCACCACGGTACCGGACAGGAGATGGCGCCGCGTCGGGTGGCTTCCCCTATGGCGGGGGACAACGTACCGGCATGCGGCGGGAAGAACTACCGAATCTGGCGTAGGAAAGGTCTCAATGCCGCGGTGGCCGGATACCCGGTGGGTGGCCGCCCCCAGGGGCCCAACCTCCGCGTCGAAGGGTGCACAGGGGTCGGTCTCGGCAGGACGTTGCATCCCTCCCTTACCTGTCACCCCTCCGCATGGTCACCAGACGCACCCCCAGGCGCCGAAGTTGTCGGAAGTTGGCTCCCTGACCGACGGCCCGGAAGACAGCATCGATCTCCGCTACCACGGCACCCGAGATCACGTGGACGCCGTGTCGGAACAGGACGGGCGACAACGGCGTGCTGGGACCCAACATCACGACGAGGGCATCCGGCCGGCGGAGCGCCATCAGGGCATCGAACGTGTGGTTGATTAGCGTCGTGCCGCTGAGGGCCAGCACATCGGCCTGGGGGATGACCTCGGCCGCAGCGCCAGCGGGCAGGTCGTCTTCCCTGGGCCGCTCTTCCAGGACCCACAAGGTCCCGGCCCGCTTCCGGAGCTCCGGGACGAAGGGGAAGTGGCCGACCAGGACCGCCCGCTTCCCGGCCCCGTGCGCGGTGATCACCTCTTCCGCGTTGAGATCCGTCCACAGCGACTCGTGCGCCGGCAGCAGGGCGTTGATCGCGGCCAGGCCAATGGCGGCCTCCATCGGGCTCCGGGACCGGGCCAGGTCGGCCAGCGCGCGGGCGCTTCGCTCGAGCAGCCGGCCCGCCTCCGGCACCGCCGCTCCACCGCCGTAGTGATGATCGTCGTCCCTGGGAGTAGACGCCAGGCCGCAGCGGCGGAGGCCTTCCACTTCCACCACCACCGCAGTCTTGAACGCCCCGACGACGATATCTCGAACCACTCCGTCCCGCACAGAGGCGAGCAGGTCATCGATGACGGACACGGTGATCTCTCCAGCGCGCTGTCATGCGCCCTTTGCGGACGCCGCCGCGGTGGCCAGCCAGGTGATCA is part of the Armatimonadota bacterium genome and encodes:
- a CDS encoding DUF364 domain-containing protein; this encodes MSVIDDLLASVRDGVVRDIVVGAFKTAVVVEVEGLRRCGLASTPRDDDHHYGGGAAVPEAGRLLERSARALADLARSRSPMEAAIGLAAINALLPAHESLWTDLNAEEVITAHGAGKRAVLVGHFPFVPELRKRAGTLWVLEERPREDDLPAGAAAEVIPQADVLALSGTTLINHTFDALMALRRPDALVVMLGPSTPLSPVLFRHGVHVISGAVVAEIDAVFRAVGQGANFRQLRRLGVRLVTMRRGDR
- a CDS encoding 4Fe-4S dicluster domain-containing protein encodes the protein MGLTRREFLQLAAASGLGVTVLGAARPARAASKAGVGILIDVARCVGCRSCEMACKKYHGFPEEESADLGPQAWTYIRTVRLNRATPHLQLGEAGALQRTVKIQCRHCVEPACASACPVAALRKTPEGPVTYDPGRCLGCRYCMVACPFQVPRFEWHDRMPEIRKCNLCAERLVEGTPPACVEACPMEALQFGPREQLLAEAARRISNDRSRYVPAIYGAEEVGGTAILYLSDIPFEELGFPVVVREPLPSYTWRALGKIPGVVVGLGATLTVLEAVIRRRMELNGSARRKEEREQR